TAATTCAACGTGTGCGAGAGAGCCAAGCATATGTTGCATTAACTCTGTTGTTTTACAGTTCCAGGCCAAACATTCTGTGCGACGAACGGCTGAATCGACTTTTTGTGTGCAATGCACGACGTttgcattaattatattaGTAACAAATCGTAAATaactcaataaaaaataataatcacatTGATAGCGTTCTGAAGTCAAACACTTTTCCAAAATTGAAAAGTCACTAGACttgcattaaaattgcttTCCTCCGTCTGCTTCGCAgaaaaattgtgtgtgtagtgtatgtgtgtgtgtgcgcgtgtgtgtgtgtttttttttgcgtaaaCGTCTCTAACCAAAATTGTAGACGAAAAAACGGTAGCAACAACGTTTCCTTggaaaaatttgtaaatagtaaacaaaattttcaagtaAATGTGAgtaaaaataagttatggTTAAGTTCATAAGTGTTAATACGATTCTCGCAAGTATTATTGTGTACGTAAATAGTAGTaatcatcgttgtcgttgtcattcAAATCAGTGCGACGATTGggtgagtgcgtgtgtgtgccgtgtatgtgtatgtagtGTGTGACGTTGTATCGtaaaaagagagtgagagagagagcgagaacgcGCGCGGTGTGGAGCGGGGGCGTATACGGACCGTTGTTCCGGTGAAGtgcgcgagagagagaaagcgtgAGTGGAGTCAGCCGGGGAGACACAAGCCGTCACTTATAAAACCGTCATCGTATCCTTTTCCTTGTTTGTTGCTAGTTCGCCTGTTCTTTTTTCTGCTCGGCAAAAATTCAATGACCTCATTTGTCTCACGTACGGActattctcttttttctttcccctcactctctctttaaCACAACAGGAGCCTCAGATATAGTCAGCAATCTAAAAACACTCGACGGCAAATTTTAAGAACAAGACCAATTAACGTGTCCAACGCCATCGAGTGAAATTTATCGATCAAGTGTTACAACTAAAAGCAATAACAGagacaacaccaacaacaacacggcTACACCAGCAGAACAACGGCGTCTATTAAAATCAAACATCAGGATCAGGATCAAGCAGAAAAGCCAGCAAGTCACAAccagaacaagaacaacaactaccacaacaacaactacaacaaatgGGAACCAATTCGGGAGCCACCGCTGGCATAAATAACAAGCCGGTTGGCGGCGCAGCCGTtcttggcgttggcgttgtgACAAATTCATCGATCGGCGGCAGCAACGTGTTATCGAACAGTTTGGGCGGCGGTCTCAGCATTAGTGGCTTGGGCGGACAGAACGCCAATGTTGGCGGCATAGTCTCCAACATGGGCGGCGGTGGCAATAATAGTGGTGGCAACGACGATAGCGGCAACGGCGGCATGGGCGGCAACCCTGGCGGCGGTGGACCCAATAACCAACAAGCAACCACGCCCCAATACACAATTCCGGGCATCTTGCATTTCATACAACACGAATGGTCCCGCTTCGAATTGGAGCGTTCACAGTGGGATGTGGACAGGGCTGAATTGCAGGTGAGTTCAACTATATAGTATCCTTAAAGCTCACTTTCCATTTCGATGGGTTTTTCATTGTAGTTCAGTAgtcaattttcttttatcttatttgttttgtaatcAACTTTTTATGCTCTGGTTAGATGCTTCAGCGGGTTTAAATTAATCTAATGTGGCCATcagataataattatttatgctCTCAATAATATCAATAGCAAGGAATTTGGTAACATTGCTTGTTTTGGTCGCCCTCGCATCTTCGCTTTCACCAAActtcacacatacatacacacgcatgTTTACTTATctttatcgttatcgataataTATTGCATTGTTGCACACACCGTTACGTTACGCTCGGCAAAGCAAGTGACATTCAAAAAACGTCACTGCTGCCACCGCCTGCAATGGAAACAAGTTGGCGACGCTGACGTTGCGTTTTACCTGAGCGACAAATATGtcgcaaaatatatacatatgtgtgtccGTACATTCATATGTGAACCTGTTCGCcttgtttgtattttcttctaccaaaaacaacaataatgaaatcaaaaagaatgaaaaagaGCAGCAAAAGAGAGTGGGCAGTGACTAGACGACCTCCCCCCTCCCCATGGTATCCATGCTGGACGCCATTTTAGCGCTTTCGCagatgtatgtgtatgtagtGTGCATATGccgatatatatattttacatgcatgtgtgtgttgtgtgccaGGCGCCTAGCTGCGTGTTTCTATTTCTAGCTTGCggctgttgttttgtttgtatgtcAGTGTCAGTGTTGCTGCACATGCTGCAAAACGTCCTTGTGTTTGTGCCGCGGCTGCTACTGCGCCTGTTAGTTCATTGTACAATCAGCTTCCTACTCTACTTGTCATTGGAATCGATGTGGCGACAGTTGTTAATTAGtcgaatttgttttgcatgACGATTGCACGATTTGATGAGAGAGATTagcgaaaataaataaaaagctgcTTGCACTTGCTATTTCCTATTCGCTTGCGTTTTATAATGCGCTTTTTCTAATGacagcaaattaattaagtaaatattttgtaccaGCAAATGATTGTTTGCTTAACTCAACaaaatgcatatgtatgtatgtatgtctatgtataaataaatagaatgcGGAACCTGCCACCCACACATTCGCATTCCATCAGCTGGAACTCGTCATCGTCGCATTGCATGTTATGGggcaatttgaaatttagcctagcatcaaaatgaaaaaaaaaaacaaagtcgGTAGAGTTGGCTTTGCCTGCTTAGCTTCCCGTGGCCATAATGTGGAAAAGTGTGCTCTTTTGTCGctttttaccatttttttgtCAGCAGCtctttaacaaaaataacacGCGAGGGAGCAGAGTTTTTCCATCGCGTATAGTTAATTAGCGAATATGCCGAATGAAATTGTCATTGAGCGTTAATTCAAATGCAGAACATGTTTCCATTAACAGCAGCACCGGACAAAGAATAGAAACAAAATgagaataaaatcaaatggcGGCATAGTTTGAATGCTGCTCACTCTCTCTTGTTCACTCTTCcacacactcgctctctcGTGCATAGAATTGCTCTCTCCGCTTTTACGCGCTGCCGTTATTAGCATgtataaattgttattgttgttttgttgggTCGCGCACTCATTGAGAGAGCGGGGCAATTGGGTGGGGTGGCAATTCCTTGGTCTTCCCCTTCTCCCTCCGATTGGGAGTCGTTCATTAAGCAAGATTGGTGAAAAGGAAGCAAGCAAAAGTTTCGTTTGTCATCGGTACGCACCTGTCTGTCTGTGCTGTCCTTGTCTGTGTCTGTCTTTGTTCCTCCTGCGTGGGCAATAATACTTATATCCCCATTTCTGCCTTTGCCCCCCTGAGCAAGAATGggctcattgttgttgcttcagATGACGAGAGCTGTTTAGGttggggagggggaggggtgTGGTGTGGTGGTTTGGTTATGAATATGAATTCGCATTTTGAAAGTGGGCAGTGTTGGTAAATGTTGCTTATTTTGCCATCTATTTTAGTCTTTGTCTGCAATTAGTAGTTGAGCAACTCCGTAATTATGTTttacaattaattgaatttaattgtttttcgttCGACGCAGCAGAGCGTCAATTATGAACGCGACGCAGAGTCGCGCCAAACGCAGCAATTGGATTGCAAcgagacgcacacacacatttatcacacacgcacacatacttagttgttacacacacatacacatgcagaCGCGCTGTTTATGGCGAGCTTACGAGAAAGCTTTTCAAGTGCTGcattaatgaaaattgtttataccCTGCAGTTTGATATTGAGTTTGAAGGGTATATAAAGATTGTTTCTAAACTTTAAAGGGCAACTCCATGTAGTGATCAGGACAGATAACGAAttagattattattaatatagaATATCTAAAAACTTAGTAATTTTATCCAaaaaacttattattttaaatgcctTGCAATTATCGATAATATATatgcttatttaattaaactgttattgttatatattatCTAATGGTCTTCCTCTTCTTTGCTACAGGCGCGTATTGCGATGCTACTAGGTGAGCGCAAATGCTTGGAGAGCCTTAAATCGGATCTGACGCGACGCATTAAGATGCTGGAGTACGCACTGCGTCAGGAGCGAGCGAAGTTCTATCGATTAAAGTACGGCACCGATCCGCCGCAACTGAACGAGTTTAAGCCATCGTCGAATGACGACGGTGGCCTGGGCGGCGATGTGGCTACCGATTCGGAGGTGCCGTATAGCTCAGTGTCCAATACCACGTGGCGACAGGGCAGGCAAATGTTGCGTCAATATCTCGCCGAAATCGGATACACAGACAACATCATTGATGTGCGTTCAAATCGTGTACGCTCCATTTTGGGGCTCAACAATAACGCCGATCATGATGGCGGCGGCATTGGCGGTTGTGGCATTGGAGGTGgtagcggcagcggcggcggtggtgAGAATCTCAGTCCAAATATTAATGGCAACGAGAGCAATAAGCGTGCCTCAGAATCTGAAGGTAAGTACCACCCACGTCCCCCACCCTCTTGAAGATTTGAATAATTTGCTCACATTAGGCCGTCATACTCCCGCTAAAAAAGTGCAACAATCAAACGATGCCATTATACTGGACACGGAGGCGGCTGTTATGGCCAATTTTGAGTTCCTTGGGCCCACAGAGATGTCCGATGACGATGAGATCTCCGATGATCTGGAAATGGTTGCCACCGACAATGAGGACACAGATGTCAAAATGGCCAAGCGACCCAAGTCCGGCAAGGATATGCTGACCGAAGGTATGCCCCAGTCTCCCCTCGCTGTTGTCGTCTAATACAACCCTTTGCAACCTCTCTTTGCCCTCCCGCCTGCCTCACAACTTATTTCTCACTTCATctacatttacatatacattCAAGTAGtgtgcatttgttttttgattgttttcatttgcaaatCCCCTCGAGACTCCAAAATCCATCCAATTAGAAATTGCTCTGCATTTGTGCTTTTGCTTATGTTTCTTTGGCTTCTCTCTTCTTCGTCGCGCTGCGTTCATCTTTGCGTAGATCTTGAGGCCGAGGTGGGAGAGCAGCTCTTGAACGATATGAATCTTATGACCGAAGGTGTGCTTTACTAACCCAGCTAAACAATCTAACGTAACTGGCAATCCAGtgagaataaaaaaataaatttgcacgttgtgcaaaaacttttcaattcaaaatatattgcaactCATAATGATTACGGCTCCTGAATTAAACTTCattcaaaattgtaaaaatacttaaattaaatgctatCACTTGATTGCCCAGTGCTGCTTTGCAGCttgtaatattatttaccttatcttttattaaattatccGTACTTTGCAACTAATAAACACCTTTCGTCTCTTCACAGAGGTGGATGGCTCGCTGGGATTGGGCGAGCTGGCGCAACTGACGGTCAACAATGAGTCCGATGGTGCTTACGATGCGAATGCCAAGGACGGCACTGGCGGCAGTGCTGGCGGCGCTGGCTATCGCAAGACCTGGAATGCCAAGTACACGTTGCGTTCGCATTTCGATGGCGTGCGTTCGCTGATTTTCCATCCGGAGGAGCCAGTGCTAATCACGGCCTCCGAGGATAATACGCTCAAGCTGTGGAATCTACAGAAGACGGTGCAAGCCAAAAAGTCCGCTAGTCTCGATGTGGAGCCGCTGTACACGTTCCGTGCGCACACCGGACCAGTGCTGTGTCTCGGCATGTCCTCCAACGGTGAGACATGCTACTCTGGAGGCCTGGATGGCAACATCGAGTGCTGGCAGCTGCCATCGCCCAACATTGATCCCTACGACTGTTACGATCCCAATGTGCACTCCGGCACCCTTGAAGGTCACACGGACGCAGTCTGGGGTCTGACCACGATGCAGAACAACATTGTATCATGCTCGGCCGATGGCACAGTTAAACTATGGTCACCATACACCAAGGAGCCACTGTTGCGCACCTATACAGCTGCAGAGGCCGAGGGCGGGCCCTCGTCCGTGGACTTTGTGCGCAACGAGGTGGATCACATTGTGGTGGCCTATAATAGTGCCCATTGCATCATCTATGATACGGAGACAGGCAAACAGGTGATTAAACTGGAGGCGACTCAGGAAATGTCTGGCAACACGGGGAAGTTCATCAACAAGGTCGTCTCGCATCCGACACTGCCCATCACCATTACAGCGCACGAGGATCGTCATATACGATTTTGGGACAACACATCTGGCACACTGGTGCACTCGATGGTGGCGCATCTGGAGCCGGTCACATCACTGGCCGTCGATGCGCATGGATTGTATTTGCTATCTGGTTCGCATGATTGCTCTATTCGTTTGTGGAATCTGGACAATAAGACGTGTGTGCAAGAGATTACGGCACATCGCAAGAAGTTCGATGAGAGCATATTCGATGTGGCATTCCATGCCACCAAGCCCTACATAGCCAGCGCCGGTGCGGATGGTCTGGCCAAGGTGTTCGTTTAGACACTCAGAGCAAGCAGAAAAGCAGCGTTAACAACAGAAGCGGCCAATgctccagcaacaacaacagatgcAGCAGCTCCCCAGCTAAGCGATTACGAGTTCGagttaaataattatacatacatataaatacacttatatatatacatatactatacatttaaatctaattatacattatacaagagatgaacaacaacaaccacaagtAACACCCAGAAAAATACGGCAACAACATTGCTCtattatacaacaaaaaaaggggAAAAATGAATCCcataaataaatcacattAATTATGGCATTTTGAGCGCAATCATGTCGATAGTCGAGAATGAGAAATCAAGCGCATGCTAAGAGCATGGCCACCATCATCtaatcccaatcccaatatTTAAACACTCATTGTATTTGTtaacaaaagtgaaaagttcTTAAGCCTGCAGTCAGCTGCAAgtttaacaacattttcatcCAAGTAGTAGATGATGATTGCCAATCATAACaatttagatttaatttaagcaaTGATTGAGAACCTGCACAGCGATTGTGTCAATGGCCACCAAGAGTTGGAGAACGATGCTGCTCCTGTACATTTGATAtgcttatatatatacatacaacaaTATAGATTTACCCCCATGGCTAACATTAATGACATTTTTCGTGTAATTGGCCACTCGCTGTGCAGGTTCGATTCGTCAGTCCAGAttgcagagagagaaagctGGCCAGGATTAAGCAGATTAAAATgtgtcctgctgctgctggacgGAAAGATTTACTCATCTAACAAAACACGTTTTACGTAATGATTAATAGACGATCAAATTTTGTAGTCTTAAGTGGCATACGTcgtaactatatatatacacaaatacacacacaccataTACTTATATATGCATCCCCCTTCCCTCTACCCATAACACAAAGAACGTGCAAGTTGTAAATTAACATTAgagaacgacgacgacgacgataaTGGTAATGATAACGATAATTGATTCTGATGATAAtgactattatttatttatcaataattGGAATGAGAAAGAGTGTAGCAAAGAGAAAAGCGAGATGTGTTACGAAAGTTATTACGTCGGGAATcacaaaaacacatacacacaaccaCGGAGAAAACTTTATTAAACACTAAGtgagaaaagaaaagtataaatgcttctatttctatataatttttcatacAAAGAATTGCTTAGGACAACAAAGATCCACTTTATACATACAGATCCAGatgatataaataataatgccgTTGAGCTATAACTGTATGCTAagctatttatttaatttatgcctAGTATTAAAcactaacaaaacaaatcaagaaaaaaaagaagaaaacgtAAAGAAAAACAGCGGCAACTGCTGATCCAATGGATTTCGTACACTTGTAGttgaataataacaaacaaaaaataaatataatatacatatatgtttagAATCGCTTAACGGTTCATAAATTGTAATCAAATAAAACGTTGAAATGTGGACGTGAATGCCGAGCAACTCAATATTAGTTATagtattacaaattattattattataaaatcgTTGCGTTTCAAAATGCGACtctacaaaaattaaaaaaaaaaactgaatatAAACCCAAGTTGATATTcgataaacaattaaaagaaaatccacaacaaaaaaaaaataataacaataataaatcgATAGCGAttcttataaaaaattaaaagaaaatccTCTACTACCTATTCATTAATtatgtgtattttaatttgtacttTAGTTGTTACAAATGAACATGCGatatcatatataaatatacacccacactcactcacatatatatatatatactgaaaCATGTAGATCTATATGACAATGGCGATTATGATAAAGCTACTACTAATGATGGTAAATTAtatacaacacaaaacaaaaaaaaaatttacaaccGATTGATGCAGTGATGCgcatattatacatacataatacataaatctattgatttttaattttaattgtacatttttgatttttttattaccatgtatttttattttaaataaagttttacaAAATGAAACTGTGTCACATTTGGCCTTGAGAGATTTTTAAACACCAAGACAAATTCCTCCACTCCATTTCACATTGCGAATGCAACAAAATAGTTGGAGAAAACAAATTACAGAAAGCATTAAACtcataatatatttgaaaacgTTGTAGACCAGCTGGCTCTTGTTTGCAACGGATCCAAAAATCATCTGAAAATCAGAACCAAAATATTCCAGTTTATAAAATGCCtttgttgctttttcatttcacaacaaaacaatttcgcTGCTGGCAGCATTTTTAGTTAATTTCATCATTTAGCCCCTGAAGGGGCTTAAAAAGGTCAAACGATAGAGATACATTCATGATTCTTATTTTTGTACCGTTCGAAGATCCACTGCCATAATacttcaacaacaaaacacagcaGCAATAAACACGCATGCGTTTCGTTCTACAAGGAAAGAccataaatacaatttgtatacACGTGtatctatattttataattttcacgcaaacatacaaacaaataagaataaaaaaacaatttaaatattaaagcgCACAAGAAATCGACAAAAACGACTAACCTTATGCgcattataaaaataaataaaaaataacaagtttaaaattaagtcGAAAAACGTTCATTGTAGATTTGAGCATATAGGCAAGATCCCAGCCCCAGCACATAAGTTTATACATATAGAAATTGAGAAACAAATTTCATGCATATtaactgaaatatatatatatatatatatatatacatacttttataataaattgagAAATCGTACAGAATACTTtaacaagaaacaaaacaagaaaaaaaaagaaagcataAAAACTCCACACAATTCATGTTAAGAtataataaaaccaaataaataaaatatttaaaagcaaaaaatcgttactttttttaacttttataaaattattcagGGTAGCTTTTCGATATTGGCGACAATCGAGCTGCAATGAGGCAACATCGATGAGTCAAGccgtatatagtataaaatactaaaatttaccACAATgcttttttggtatttttcaatGTGCCTCTACCTCTATAATTAGTTAAttctttataataataaacataatggAAGCAAGCTCAAAGTTTAAAGGGGATGTAGACAAGACACAAATACCGCCACTAAATCAAAAGCGTATATTAGCTTTTGTTAATCATTTTCTAATAAGTACATGCACTTTTCTCAACGAGTT
This DNA window, taken from Drosophila nasuta strain 15112-1781.00 chromosome 2L, ASM2355853v1, whole genome shotgun sequence, encodes the following:
- the LOC132784487 gene encoding striatin-4 isoform X4, yielding MGTNSGATAGINNKPVGGAAVLGVGVVTNSSIGGSNVLSNSLGGGLSISGLGGQNANVGGIVSNMGGGGNNSGGNDDSGNGGMGGNPGGGGPNNQQATTPQYTIPGILHFIQHEWSRFELERSQWDVDRAELQARIAMLLGERKCLESLKSDLTRRIKMLEYALRQERAKFYRLKYGTDPPQLNEFKPSSNDDGGLGGDVATDSEVPYSSVSNTTWRQGRQMLRQYLAEIGYTDNIIDVRSNRVRSILGLNNNADHDGGGIGGCGIGGGSGSGGGGENLSPNINGNESNKRASESEVQQSNDAIILDTEAAVMANFEFLGPTEMSDDDEISDDLEMVATDNEDTDVKMAKRPKSGKDMLTEEVDGSLGLGELAQLTVNNESDGAYDANAKDGTGGSAGGAGYRKTWNAKYTLRSHFDGVRSLIFHPEEPVLITASEDNTLKLWNLQKTVQAKKSASLDVEPLYTFRAHTGPVLCLGMSSNGETCYSGGLDGNIECWQLPSPNIDPYDCYDPNVHSGTLEGHTDAVWGLTTMQNNIVSCSADGTVKLWSPYTKEPLLRTYTAAEAEGGPSSVDFVRNEVDHIVVAYNSAHCIIYDTETGKQVIKLEATQEMSGNTGKFINKVVSHPTLPITITAHEDRHIRFWDNTSGTLVHSMVAHLEPVTSLAVDAHGLYLLSGSHDCSIRLWNLDNKTCVQEITAHRKKFDESIFDVAFHATKPYIASAGADGLAKVFV
- the LOC132784487 gene encoding striatin-4 isoform X1, whose translation is MGTNSGATAGINNKPVGGAAVLGVGVVTNSSIGGSNVLSNSLGGGLSISGLGGQNANVGGIVSNMGGGGNNSGGNDDSGNGGMGGNPGGGGPNNQQATTPQYTIPGILHFIQHEWSRFELERSQWDVDRAELQARIAMLLGERKCLESLKSDLTRRIKMLEYALRQERAKFYRLKYGTDPPQLNEFKPSSNDDGGLGGDVATDSEVPYSSVSNTTWRQGRQMLRQYLAEIGYTDNIIDVRSNRVRSILGLNNNADHDGGGIGGCGIGGGSGSGGGGENLSPNINGNESNKRASESEGRHTPAKKVQQSNDAIILDTEAAVMANFEFLGPTEMSDDDEISDDLEMVATDNEDTDVKMAKRPKSGKDMLTEDLEAEVGEQLLNDMNLMTEEVDGSLGLGELAQLTVNNESDGAYDANAKDGTGGSAGGAGYRKTWNAKYTLRSHFDGVRSLIFHPEEPVLITASEDNTLKLWNLQKTVQAKKSASLDVEPLYTFRAHTGPVLCLGMSSNGETCYSGGLDGNIECWQLPSPNIDPYDCYDPNVHSGTLEGHTDAVWGLTTMQNNIVSCSADGTVKLWSPYTKEPLLRTYTAAEAEGGPSSVDFVRNEVDHIVVAYNSAHCIIYDTETGKQVIKLEATQEMSGNTGKFINKVVSHPTLPITITAHEDRHIRFWDNTSGTLVHSMVAHLEPVTSLAVDAHGLYLLSGSHDCSIRLWNLDNKTCVQEITAHRKKFDESIFDVAFHATKPYIASAGADGLAKVFV
- the LOC132784487 gene encoding striatin-4 isoform X3, with translation MGTNSGATAGINNKPVGGAAVLGVGVVTNSSIGGSNVLSNSLGGGLSISGLGGQNANVGGIVSNMGGGGNNSGGNDDSGNGGMGGNPGGGGPNNQQATTPQYTIPGILHFIQHEWSRFELERSQWDVDRAELQARIAMLLGERKCLESLKSDLTRRIKMLEYALRQERAKFYRLKYGTDPPQLNEFKPSSNDDGGLGGDVATDSEVPYSSVSNTTWRQGRQMLRQYLAEIGYTDNIIDVRSNRVRSILGLNNNADHDGGGIGGCGIGGGSGSGGGGENLSPNINGNESNKRASESEGRHTPAKKVQQSNDAIILDTEAAVMANFEFLGPTEMSDDDEISDDLEMVATDNEDTDVKMAKRPKSGKDMLTEEVDGSLGLGELAQLTVNNESDGAYDANAKDGTGGSAGGAGYRKTWNAKYTLRSHFDGVRSLIFHPEEPVLITASEDNTLKLWNLQKTVQAKKSASLDVEPLYTFRAHTGPVLCLGMSSNGETCYSGGLDGNIECWQLPSPNIDPYDCYDPNVHSGTLEGHTDAVWGLTTMQNNIVSCSADGTVKLWSPYTKEPLLRTYTAAEAEGGPSSVDFVRNEVDHIVVAYNSAHCIIYDTETGKQVIKLEATQEMSGNTGKFINKVVSHPTLPITITAHEDRHIRFWDNTSGTLVHSMVAHLEPVTSLAVDAHGLYLLSGSHDCSIRLWNLDNKTCVQEITAHRKKFDESIFDVAFHATKPYIASAGADGLAKVFV
- the LOC132784487 gene encoding striatin-4 isoform X2; protein product: MGTNSGATAGINNKPVGGAAVLGVGVVTNSSIGGSNVLSNSLGGGLSISGLGGQNANVGGIVSNMGGGGNNSGGNDDSGNGGMGGNPGGGGPNNQQATTPQYTIPGILHFIQHEWSRFELERSQWDVDRAELQARIAMLLGERKCLESLKSDLTRRIKMLEYALRQERAKFYRLKYGTDPPQLNEFKPSSNDDGGLGGDVATDSEVPYSSVSNTTWRQGRQMLRQYLAEIGYTDNIIDVRSNRVRSILGLNNNADHDGGGIGGCGIGGGSGSGGGGENLSPNINGNESNKRASESEVQQSNDAIILDTEAAVMANFEFLGPTEMSDDDEISDDLEMVATDNEDTDVKMAKRPKSGKDMLTEDLEAEVGEQLLNDMNLMTEEVDGSLGLGELAQLTVNNESDGAYDANAKDGTGGSAGGAGYRKTWNAKYTLRSHFDGVRSLIFHPEEPVLITASEDNTLKLWNLQKTVQAKKSASLDVEPLYTFRAHTGPVLCLGMSSNGETCYSGGLDGNIECWQLPSPNIDPYDCYDPNVHSGTLEGHTDAVWGLTTMQNNIVSCSADGTVKLWSPYTKEPLLRTYTAAEAEGGPSSVDFVRNEVDHIVVAYNSAHCIIYDTETGKQVIKLEATQEMSGNTGKFINKVVSHPTLPITITAHEDRHIRFWDNTSGTLVHSMVAHLEPVTSLAVDAHGLYLLSGSHDCSIRLWNLDNKTCVQEITAHRKKFDESIFDVAFHATKPYIASAGADGLAKVFV